From Marivirga harenae, one genomic window encodes:
- a CDS encoding cysteine desulfurase family protein has translation MAGIYLDNAATTALDPEVFEAMKPYMLNHYGNPSSIHTHGREVRTAIEKSRRTIAELLNTSPSEIFFTSGGTEADNTALRCSIEQKGIKKVLTSKIEHHAVLHTLQHLEKGGHIELDYVELDENGSVEIDPLKEWLSKNPNSLVSLMHGNNEIGNILDIEEVSWICKQHGAIFHSDTVQTMAHYSHDLQEIKAHHIVGAAHKFHGPKGVGFLYINSEHKIHPFIHGGAQERNMRGGTENVYGIVGLAKAMEIAYRDMEEHQNHIQGLKDRMIKKLKTKVEGVAFNGLSADPDNSLYTVLNVCLPPSDMSDMLLFNLDIKGISASGGSACSSGSDVGSHVIAELGKAAERPNVRFSFSKYNTSNDIDAAVDAVAEIYEKKTVG, from the coding sequence ATGGCGGGGATTTATTTAGACAATGCAGCAACAACTGCTTTGGATCCGGAAGTTTTTGAAGCTATGAAGCCTTATATGCTTAATCATTACGGCAATCCTTCTTCGATTCATACCCATGGCAGGGAGGTGAGAACAGCAATTGAAAAGTCTAGAAGGACTATTGCTGAATTGCTAAATACTTCTCCTTCTGAGATATTCTTTACATCAGGAGGAACAGAGGCTGATAATACTGCTTTACGATGCAGTATTGAGCAGAAAGGAATCAAAAAAGTATTGACTTCAAAAATTGAACATCATGCAGTTTTGCACACTCTTCAGCATTTGGAAAAAGGAGGACATATTGAGTTAGATTATGTGGAACTGGATGAAAACGGAAGCGTAGAAATTGATCCTTTAAAAGAATGGTTGAGCAAAAATCCCAACAGCCTTGTTTCTTTGATGCATGGAAATAATGAAATTGGCAATATTCTAGATATCGAAGAAGTAAGCTGGATATGCAAGCAACATGGTGCAATTTTCCATTCTGATACCGTCCAAACCATGGCTCACTACTCTCACGATTTACAGGAAATTAAGGCTCATCACATCGTGGGCGCAGCACATAAGTTTCACGGACCGAAAGGAGTTGGCTTTTTGTATATTAATAGTGAACATAAAATTCACCCTTTTATTCATGGTGGTGCACAAGAAAGAAATATGCGTGGGGGAACTGAAAATGTATATGGAATAGTAGGTTTGGCCAAAGCCATGGAAATTGCTTATAGAGATATGGAAGAGCATCAAAACCATATTCAAGGATTAAAGGACAGGATGATTAAAAAACTAAAGACTAAAGTTGAGGGCGTTGCATTCAATGGTTTAAGTGCTGATCCGGATAATAGTCTTTACACTGTTTTGAATGTCTGTTTGCCTCCCTCAGATATGAGCGATATGTTATTGTTCAATTTAGACATTAAAGGAATTTCAGCTAGTGGAGGTTCTGCATGTAGCAGTGGAAGTGATGTGGGTTCTCACGTTATTGCCGAGTTAGGAAAAGCCGCTGAAAGACCCAATGTTCGGTTTTCTTTTAGCAAATATAACACATCAAATGATATCGATGCTGCGGTAGATGCCGTGGCTGAGATTTATGAAAAGAAGACGGTTGGATAG
- a CDS encoding universal stress protein — MYKLERLLVALDLTKMDDILIKYVSHLAEFLKSDKVYFVHISRNLELPEELRRNYPDLMAPSDESITDSIQKVISTAWETDYDCEKVIEIKEGDPSEQILKWVNIKDIDMMVMGRKKELKGGGIVPQKIAKVAQTSLMLVPEDFVFKLNKIVVSVDFSKHAKLAVEEALAISNEKNISLSLVNVFKVPSGYHKTGKNYDEFALIMKGHAKTDFREFVKKNNFPEDLDCQFVLDNDDSPADKIFDFASDQKADMIVMGSKGRTGLASILLGSVAEKVVKYDNEIPLMIVKEKGENMGFLKALLKL, encoded by the coding sequence ATGTATAAATTAGAGAGACTCTTAGTTGCACTGGATCTTACAAAAATGGATGACATATTGATAAAATATGTATCACATTTAGCTGAATTCTTGAAAAGTGATAAAGTATATTTTGTCCATATATCTAGGAATTTAGAACTGCCGGAAGAACTGAGAAGAAATTATCCTGATTTGATGGCTCCAAGTGATGAATCCATTACAGATTCTATTCAAAAGGTGATTAGCACAGCTTGGGAAACGGATTATGATTGTGAAAAGGTAATAGAAATCAAAGAAGGTGATCCTTCAGAACAAATTCTCAAGTGGGTCAATATTAAGGATATTGACATGATGGTAATGGGTAGAAAAAAGGAATTAAAAGGGGGTGGAATTGTACCTCAGAAAATTGCCAAAGTAGCTCAAACCTCCTTAATGTTAGTGCCGGAAGATTTTGTATTTAAGCTAAATAAAATCGTGGTATCTGTGGATTTTTCAAAACATGCAAAACTGGCAGTAGAAGAAGCCCTGGCAATATCAAATGAGAAAAACATTAGCTTAAGCTTAGTAAATGTTTTTAAAGTGCCTTCAGGCTACCATAAAACAGGCAAAAATTATGATGAATTTGCTTTAATAATGAAAGGGCATGCTAAAACAGATTTTAGAGAGTTTGTCAAGAAGAATAATTTCCCAGAAGATTTAGATTGCCAGTTTGTATTGGACAATGATGATTCTCCAGCTGACAAAATATTTGATTTTGCTTCTGACCAGAAAGCAGATATGATAGTGATGGGATCAAAAGGCAGAACTGGTTTAGCTTCTATTCTATTGGGAAGCGTTGCAGAAAAAGTGGTAAAATACGATAATGAAATTCCTTTGATGATTGTGAAAGAAAAAGGAGAAAACATGGGCTTCTTAAAAGCATTACTAAAACTATAA
- a CDS encoding M1 family metallopeptidase, whose amino-acid sequence MKKNRITTNDLMQKDDHSFSKPQEAVITHLEWDANVDFETKTIVAVAKFDIRKYPSTSEIILDTKNLQIEKVWRNQNDTVDFFLNKADEVLGQALHIPLSEDSKTISIQYKTSPNAEALQWLSAQQTAGNAPFLFTQSQAILCRSWIPIQDSPAIRFTYEAEVKVAEGNLAIMSAENPQEIDSTGNYSFKMRQPIPAYLMALAVGNLEFHKTGKQTGIYAEPATMAKAVTALEDLQSFLETAEKLYGKYRWEQFDVLVLPPSFPFGGMENPRLTFATPTILSGDKSLVSLIAHELAHSWSGNLVTNASWNDFWLNEGFTVYFEYRIMEEMYGKDYAEMLASISFKELTEESRELIENGNVKDTHLKLDLEGRNPDVGMTSIAYDKGYFFLRLLEEISGREAFDAFLQQYFKEYAFRSINTEQFLIYLEQNLFGKNEIVVPKKLFSDWVYGAGIPTSIPKPYSNRFKSVEESVQRWLDTGNIDTLNTEDWSTHEFLHFFHQLPDSIEYNHLSILDDKFDFTDSENAEILSEWFLLAIKKDYRRAFGAMENFLVNTGRKKFLMPIYGELIKSETHKRVALSIYRKARQNYHFVSYNSLDKLLNYTSD is encoded by the coding sequence AATAATTTTGGATACTAAAAATTTACAAATTGAAAAAGTATGGAGAAATCAGAATGATACGGTGGACTTTTTTTTGAATAAAGCGGATGAAGTTTTAGGCCAGGCTTTGCATATTCCTTTGTCTGAAGATTCCAAAACAATCAGTATTCAATACAAAACTTCTCCAAATGCAGAAGCTTTACAGTGGTTAAGTGCGCAACAAACAGCAGGAAACGCACCATTTCTATTCACCCAATCGCAGGCCATTTTGTGCCGTTCTTGGATTCCAATTCAGGATTCTCCTGCTATTCGGTTTACTTACGAGGCAGAGGTTAAAGTGGCAGAGGGAAATTTAGCAATAATGAGCGCTGAAAATCCTCAAGAAATTGATAGCACTGGAAATTATTCCTTCAAAATGCGACAACCTATTCCTGCCTATTTAATGGCCTTGGCAGTGGGCAATTTGGAGTTCCATAAAACAGGAAAACAAACAGGGATTTATGCCGAGCCAGCTACTATGGCAAAGGCTGTGACTGCTTTAGAAGATTTACAATCTTTTTTAGAAACCGCTGAAAAATTATATGGAAAATACCGTTGGGAGCAATTTGATGTGTTGGTTCTTCCTCCTAGCTTCCCCTTTGGTGGAATGGAGAATCCTAGACTAACTTTCGCTACCCCAACGATTCTATCTGGTGACAAATCTTTGGTATCCTTAATAGCGCATGAATTGGCTCATAGCTGGTCTGGAAATTTGGTGACTAATGCAAGCTGGAATGATTTCTGGCTAAATGAAGGCTTTACGGTTTATTTTGAGTACCGTATTATGGAAGAAATGTATGGGAAAGATTATGCTGAAATGCTTGCTTCCATTTCTTTTAAGGAACTAACGGAAGAATCTCGGGAATTAATTGAAAATGGTAACGTAAAGGATACTCATTTGAAATTAGATTTAGAGGGCAGAAATCCAGATGTTGGTATGACTTCCATAGCTTATGATAAAGGCTATTTCTTCCTGAGGTTACTAGAAGAAATTTCTGGTAGAGAAGCGTTTGATGCATTTTTACAACAGTATTTTAAAGAATATGCATTTAGAAGTATTAATACTGAACAGTTTCTCATATATCTAGAACAAAATTTATTTGGTAAAAATGAAATTGTAGTACCTAAGAAGTTATTTTCCGATTGGGTTTATGGTGCCGGTATACCTACTAGTATTCCAAAGCCATATTCGAATAGGTTTAAATCAGTAGAAGAATCAGTGCAAAGGTGGCTGGATACTGGAAATATCGATACTTTAAATACCGAAGATTGGAGCACACATGAATTTCTCCATTTCTTCCATCAATTACCAGATTCTATTGAGTATAATCACCTAAGTATACTAGATGATAAGTTTGATTTCACCGATAGTGAAAATGCTGAAATATTGTCGGAATGGTTTCTTCTGGCAATAAAAAAGGACTACAGACGAGCTTTTGGAGCAATGGAAAACTTTTTAGTCAATACTGGAAGAAAAAAATTCTTAATGCCAATTTATGGGGAACTAATAAAAAGTGAGACACATAAAAGGGTAGCGCTAAGTATTTATAGAAAAGCTAGACAAAATTACCACTTTGTCAGCTACAATTCGTTAGATAAATTATTAAATTACACTTCCGACTAA